Part of the Nostoc sp. ATCC 53789 genome, ATAATTTTCCTTTTAGCTGTTTATGATCCTCCGCCCTGATTCTACCCTTAGCTTGGTTTCTCCCAGCATTAGCGATGTCTACGACTGGCTACGCCTACGCTTGGGTAAACTCTTGGTTCATAATTATCTCTAGTTGCAGTATTTGTAAGTCCTATTTTTGAAAAAAAATTAGATCGTTCTGCTTCGCTACACTCAAAAAGGGTAAAGGAAAGAAGGGTAGAGGGTAAAAGAGCTAAAGTATAAAAGGCTAAAGAGTCCTCCCAACCGCGCAGACAACACGAAAACCAATAGTGTAGCCGATGCTATCGCGCCCCGCCCTAAAGCTGCTGCTGCGGGACGCGGAACGGCAGTCCTCAGGATAGGTGAACCAGGAACCGCCCCGCAGTACTTGATATTGACTAGCATTATCTATCCATGCACTTCCATCACTAGGCGCACCTTTATAGCTGTCATCCCAAGTATCTTGACACCACTCCCGGACATTCCCGTGCATATCGTATAACCCAAAGGCGTTGGCTGGAAAACTTCCTACTTCTGCTGTTTCTTGGCGATTTCTTCCTTTTAATGCAGAAGCATAAGCAAAATTCCCATTATAGTTAGCTAATTCAGTTGTAATCGTCTCGCCGAAGTGAAATGGTGTCGTTGTTCCTGCACGACAGGCGTATTCCCACTCTACTTCACTAGGTAGACGATATTCACGCCCAGTCTTTTGACTCAGCTTTTTGCAAAAGTCTACTGCATCATTCCAGGACACTTTCTCTACAGGACGTTTTGCTCCCTTGAAGCTGGACGGATTGCTACCCATTATTTGCTGGTACTGTTCCTGAGTCACTTCAAACTTGCCTATAAAAAAAGCAGGTACATTGACAGCGTGCCGTGGTTCTTCATATTTGGTTCGACCATTTTCACCGGGTGGCGAACCCATATTAAAAGAGCCTCCAGGAATCTCAACCATATCTAAAGTTATGCCATTACCTAAGTCCTCCTTAAAGAACTTAGCTTGCTTGTTAGCATCTCGTTTAATTACCTGTCCCTTTTCATCTACCGTTACCGTTTCAAACTCAACTGTCCGTAAGGGCAATCCAAATGCTTCAGATGCTCTTTTATCAGCTACAGAGATAAGTGACGGTGATTGACGCTTAAGAATTTCACGACCTACCACTGCTGTCACCAAACCTACGCCTCCCAAGCCAGCCCACTTCAAAAATTTTTGTCGGGTTATTCGCTCTTGAGGCCATAAAGTGGGTTGATGACTTGCTACAACTCTAGTTTCAATTGCAGTGATCTTCTTTTGTTTAAGTCCTAGAGTCCGTTGAAGTTGCTTTAACCTCTGCCGAACATCATCACTATCAAGGGAATTTCCTGCTTTAATTATTTTAATTAATTCCTGCTCATACTGCTGTAACTTTTGGCGATATTCTGCTTTCTCTCGCTGCCGTTGTTTTTCTGCCTCCTGCTGCTTTAGTCGTACAACTTCTTCTTGTTGTTGTTTTTCTGCCTCTTGTTCTTGTCTGATTCTCTCTTGCTGTTTCCGGTCTTCTGCTTGTGAAGATGATTGAATAATAATTGCTTCAAGTTCAGATGTTTCCGCATCATTTAGTTCTAAAATTCGTTGAAAACGTTGAAGTTCTTCACGAGTAGCATCACTGAGGGGATATTCAAACTGCATCGACTCTCTAAACACCTCTTTATACTGCTGAAGCTTTTGCCGATGTTCTTCGATCGCAGCAATAATTGGATTTTCAATTGCAGTCAAATTCTTAGCAGTCAGATTTAACGCTTGATAACGTTGCATTAATTGAGAGCGTTTAAAAGCACTAAGCGGATATTCTTGCTGAATAGCTTCTGTAAATTCCTGCTCATATTGCCGCAAGTTTGCTTGATGCGTTTCAATCTCCGCATTAATCCGCCTCTCGATCGCTCCCACATCTCCATCACTCAACCCCAACGTCTGCCACGTTTGCTGCAACTGCTTCCGCGTCACCTCATCTGGATAATGCTGTCGCTGCGTCGCCTTCACAAACGCCTGCTCGTACTGCTGGAGTTTTTGATGATAGCTTTCAATCTGTGTTGTGATTTGTGCTTGAATTGGTGCAACATCTACATCTGTCAGTCCCAAGCGCTGCTGCTGTTGGCGTAAGTCATTCCAGATTGCCTTGCTGAGAGGATATTCCTGCTGCGTGGCAGTAAAAAACAGCCGTTGGTAATCCTGGAGTTTCTGGTGATATGCCTCTACCTCAGCCGTAATCTGAGATTCAATCGCCGCAACATCACTATTTGCAAGCTCTAATTGCTGCTGGGTTTGCCGTAAGCGATCGCGGCTTGCTGCACTCAGGGGAAACTCCTGTCGCAGTGCCGTTGTAAACTCCTGCTGATATATTTCCAGGTTTTGCTGATGTGTCTTAAACCGTGCAGTTACTTGTGCCTCAATCGGCATCGTGTCCTCATTCCGCAGCCCCAAAGTTTGCTGGAGAATTTGCAGATCGTGGCGATCGCTATCTGTAATTGTCTCGTCTCGCTCTAGTAGTTCAGTAAACGTCTGTTGATACTGCTGGAGTTTGTCGCGGAACTCATTGCGGTACGGTTCCAACACCTCATCTTCGATCGCCTTCGCCTCAGTTGTCTCCAATCCCAAGCGAGTCCTCTGATAATCTAATGTGCGACGACCAACAAGAGAAATTTCGCCTCGATGAATAAATCGCGCAACCTCTTTACGGTATCGATGTCTGGGATCACCCGGAGCTACCTTTGATAGTCGAATTTTAAAGCCTTCTCGAATTGCATAGATTTCCGGCTTCATTGCCGGCTGAAGTTCTCGCACCTTCTGACTCGCGTACTCATGGAGTTCATCGATAGAGATAAACTCATCGCGATCGCGATCGGCTTCTCCCGACTTAATACCTTCAACCAAAAAACGAGTGTAAATCGATAAATCTTGCCCCTCTTGCTCAAAGGAATATTGAGTTGAAGTAGAAGAAGTCAATACTGCTCGTCCTTCACCGCCCAACTGCTCCCGGATGTCAATCATGCCGTCATCTTTGGCAGACATTCCCTCAGCAAACGCGCCACTAAAGCAGCTATCTAGGATCACAACCTGCCGCCGGGAGCGGCTTTCGCTCATGCGATCGTGAATAAAATTGGCAGATACCGACGTTGAGCGAATCAATTCGCCCTGCGGTGTCTTACTGGTGTTGCGAGTTGCCAGATACAGCCTACCGCGATCGTCTTTGATGCCGTGTCCCGAAAAATACAGCAACAGCAAATCATCTTTGTGCCGTCCAGAGAATAGCGTTTCGATCGCAATTTCTACAACTTGTCGTTCAGGATTTTTTAGCAGGGTAATATCTGACGCAGCAAATCCGCCCATCTCTGGATGCAGCAGCACCTCACAAACTGCTTCCACATCTCTAACTGCACTGGGCAACGGGTTTAGCCCTGGCTCATACTCACTGACCCCAACCAGTAACGCTACCTTCGCCATTTAATTTACCTATGCTGCGATCGAATCCTATGCGGCTTTAATCTCTGTGTTGTTTCGCTCATACCAAGTTTTAGAATATCACCTATATCAATTAGACTAGTTATGAGCTAAATTTTTTAGAGCAAAATTTAATCAAGCGTAGGCGTAGCCCATCGTAGACATTGCAACATGGAAAGAGACACTGCTAAATAAAAGTATAAATCTTACTTATTTATGTAAGAAAAATCCAGGCAGCTACTGTATCAGTATCCAACCACGGCTTAGTAGAGCATTTCATTAATTAATAGCAAAGTAAATTTGGCAACAGCCTGCAATATTAATGCATCGGCTGACAATGCCAATACATCGGGTAACAATGCCAATGCATCGGGTAACAATGCCAATACATCGGTTGACAATGCCAATGCATCGGGTAACAATGCCAATGCATTGGGTAACAATATTAATGCGTCCCCTTGCATTAAACAAGCTACGCTTTTACACAAAAGTGTACGTATTATATATTTTTGGCATCTATCATTTTCCCTCTTAGCTGTTATGACCCTCCGCCCTGATTCTACCCTGAGCTTGATTTCTCCCAGTATTAGCGATGTTCGCCAACAAGTCGCCCCTTTAAAACTAGGAATTATGGCTTCTGGGAATGGCAGCAATTTTGATGTAGTTGCTCAAGCTATCCAAGATGGACAGCTAAATGCTCAAATTCAAGTTTTAATTTACAATAACCCCTCGGCAAAAGCAGCCGTCAGAGCAGCCAATAGAGGCGTAGAAGCTGTTTTATTAAATCACCGCAACTATAAAATCCGAGAAGAGTTGGATGAGAAAATTGTGCAGACATTGCGCCACTACGATGTGGAATGGGTGATTTTGGCGGGTTGGATGCGATTGTTAACGTCAGTTTTCATTGATGCCTTTCCTGACAAAATTATTAATATCCATCCTAGTTTGTTACCTAGTTTCAAGGGAATCCATGCTGTAGAACAAGCCTTGGCATCTGGGGTAAAAATCACTGGTTGTACGGCGCATATCGCTTGTTTAGAAATGGACAGTGGCCCAATATTAATGCAAGCCGCAGTGCCAGTTTTGCCGGATGATACAGCAGAAACACTCCACGCCAGGATTCAAATTCAGGAACATCGAATTTTGCCGCTAGCGATCGCTCTTGCAGCTTCTTCGTCAAAGTCATTTTTTTAACGAACCGCAGAGGCACAGAGGACACAGAGAAAAGAAAGAGAAGGAAAACTAATTGCTTAACTGAACTGTAGTGGTCTATAAATCAATACAGTTCAGATAAGAGCAAAACACTTGTAGAGACGGCGATTTATCGCGTCTCAAAACCCCAAAATTTTTGCCAGTAGCCCTTAAATGAATCGTATTGGTCTATAAGTTTTCGTAGCGTGCATTAACCCCTAGTTATTCACAGGATTTATGATTCATTATCAAACCACCAAGGGTCATTAGTCGCGTTAGTTTTAATTAAAATAGCTTTTTTTCGCATGAACCGTTTGAGCGCTGCTGCACCCATGCGCGATCCTCCCATCCCGGAGAATTTAAAAGCGTTTTTCTCTCCCTCGTGCATGATGGCTGTGAGTGCAGCATCGTTGATACTAATAGCACCTGCATCTATCTGCTGGGCAATTTCTAAGGCTTCAGCTTCCGAGGCAAAAACAGCAGCACTTAACCCATAAATTGAATCATTTGCTAAAGACACCGCTTCTTCAACTGTGGAAAAAGGCATTATTGGCATAATGGGGCCAAAAGTCTCTTCGGTCATCACTTTCATGGAATGATTAACCTGGGTAAGCACTGTTGGACGACACCACCAACCCCCACCTAAGTCTTCAATTACACCGCCGCAGTGAATGACTGCTCCCTTTTCTACTGCATCTAGGAGATGATCGCTAATAATTGCGGCTTGTCTTTCGGCAATGATGGGGCCAATTTCTCCACTTTCAACAGTGGGGTAGGCTAGCCCAAGGCGATGTGCTTTGGCTACTAATTGATGGTAAAACTTTTCAAATATGGATTCAGCAACATAAATCCGCTCAATTGATAAGCACGACTGTCCAGTGTTGACGACGGAACCCCACAAGATTGCTGAGGTTGCTAATTCTAAATTGGCTGATTCCAAAACGATCGCAGGATCTTTTCCCCCTAATTCCAAAAAAGCTGGAATAAATCGTTTCGCAGCCGCTTCTGCCACTTTTCGCCCTGTTGCAACACTACCTGTAAAGCATACTAAGTCTACATTGTCAATCAAAATAGATCCGGTTGCGCCTGCTCCTTCAATAAAAGCTAAGACATCGCGCAATTTAGGGACGGCATTGAGTGCTGTTGTCAGTGGTGCAACGAAGCGGGGAGCGATTTCACTGGGTTTGACAATGACGGCACAACCCGCCAACAACGCCGGAATGGTATCAATAGTTGAGAGCAACAGAGGAAAATTCCACGGGCTAATGATCCCCACTAGGGGGTAAGGAACGGATGTTTGTTGCAAGGCGATAAATGGAATTGCTGTGTTTTTTGCAGAGTCTTGCAGCAATTCTGGTGCTAACCTACACCAGCGATCAATGCTAGAGAGGAAAGAGTCTATTTCTAATACTGACGTTGATAATCTTCCCGTATCATTTACCAAAGCTTCCGTTAAGCGATCGCGCTCTGATACTATCGCTGCCTTCCACTGCTGTAAAGCTTCAATTCTCCCCTCTAAACCCAGCTTTTGCCAGCTAACTTGTGCCCGCCGCGATCGCTTGCATTGCTGTGCTAGCAACCTTGGGGGTGGCGGGATAATTACGTAATCAAATTTGCCATTTCGGGGATTGCGAACTTCTATTGGTTTTGTCATTTGTCATTGGTCATTGGTCATTGGTCATTTGTCATTGGGCATTAATCAATAATTCTTCTTCCCCTACTCTCTCATCTCCTTCATCTCCCCCATTCCCCATTCCCCATTCCCCAATTCAAATTATCCCCAGTTGGGCTAACCGATCAATTGTGGCTTGCTGGGTTTGTAAAAAATGTTTGCGGTCTATTTCTCCCTCCAGCATAGTATTAGCTGGGTAAAAGTGTGATTGGTGATAACTTTCGGCGTATAGTTCAAAGCGTTGGCGAGCAAGTAAATTATGTAACCCCGGTCGGCGGCGATCGCGGCGTAATACTGCTAAATCAATCTCGGCAAATGCTGCCATGCTCTCGCCTGCACCTGTCTCGGCTAAAACGATTCCGCGATGATCGATGATTTTAGAACCACCATCAGCCGAAGCTATGGGGATGGCAATATTAGCGATACCTGCGGTATTGGCTGAAACCACGTAAGCCATATTTTCGACGGCGCGAGTGATTTTTGCCGCGTCTTTGGGAGTGAGGTTTTTGTTGTATACTTCCGAAGTGGAATGGACAAAAATCTCTGCTCCTCGCATCGCCAGACATCTTGCCACTTCTGGATATAAAATTTCTTCTGATGCTAAAGCTGCTAAATTACCGATCGCAGTTTTGGCTACAGGGAAAACCCCCTCTAAACCATAACAGTCAAGATATTTATCCCAAACATCATGGGGAGTGGGAGCAAATAAGGAATTTAGCCGCCGATATCGCAAGACGATTGAGCCGGAGGGGTCAAGAATAAAGCAGGTTTGGAAGTACAATCCAGGAAAGTTGGGATCAACTTCGTAGGCATTACCAGCTAAAAATATTTTATGCTTTTGGGCAATTTTACCCAGCGCCTCATACTCAGCACCAGCCATTTCTATACAGGCTTTTTCTGCCCATCCTCCGAGATTATCTCCCATCGGGAAACCTGTGAGGAAATATTCTGGCAGTACAATTAAACGACAATCAAAGCCAATGAAAGCGATACTGGCAGCAATTTGTTGAGCTAGGCGGTTGATAGTGTTTTGCATGAGCGATCGCGCTTCGTGGCGATCGCTTGCTTGATTGACTGCATGACAGGTAACTTGGAGTGCTAAGGCACGGAATGATTCTGGATTAGTTGTCGTCATTGGTTATTAGTCATTGGTTATTGGTCATTGGTCATTAGTCATTGGTCATTAGCAAAGGACAAATGACAACTGACAAATGACCAATTTAGCGATCGCCACCCCAGAGCGATCGTACAAGTTTATCCGTCATTTCTGCCCCAAATAGCCGTACAGCAATTTGGTTGTCTGGGTCGCGTTCTGCAACAGTACGGCGCACAAATAAGTCACGCTCAGATAAAGCAGCCCGTTCTGATTCTGCTACTGGTTCAGCTTCATCTACCCAACCTAGCCAACGATCTATCATCTCATGCGCTACCGTGTGGACACGATCAAGTGTCTCTTCTGTGACTGGACTGGTGTAACACAAACTAGTATGAGATTGTACCTGACGGATATACAGCGTTTTGCTAATATACTGCTGAAAACGTGAATCTTTCAGAAACACCAAATATGTCTGGTTCACAGGTTCGTAGTAACGATCCAAATAGTCGAGATCAGTGAATAGATCGGTGCGAGGGACGTAATCTATAAAAAAGAACAGTTCTGGAACCGTGGCAAAGACAATAGCCAAATGAGGAACACGAATCTGCGAGTTGAGCCAAACAGTTAGGTGCATATTGCAAAAGCCAGATTTAGGTTCGCGCAACCATGAATGCACAAGCCAATCAATTTCTGGGCCAGAGAAGGTATTGAGCGAGCCGTGCGCTTCTCCAATCAAAGCAGAGTACTTTTGAAGGTTCTCAGTAGACGGATCTGAATGTAATTCAAAACGAGCGTCTATTTTCTCACGGAGTTCATTTGTCCAACCCCACAACTGCTCAAATAAGGCTGTATTGTCTACATTAATTTGCTGCTCAAGCACTATTTGTACCCTTTTAGATCAGAATGCAAACAAACATAATATAAAAGCAAAAAACCAGCATCTAGCTTCTGCCAGAATTCTTTCACTGACCCAGAACAACTGTAAATGGCGTGGAATTATTGTTTGCTTCTCCTGTCTTTGGATAAACTTAATTTAAATCAAGAACTTCGGGTAGAAGAGAGAATGTCAAATTTCCGCGATCGCACAGAGTCAAACACCGATAAAGTTTTACTCATCGGAGTTACTGGCGGCACAGGTGGAAATGTCGTCAAGGGATTTCTCGAACAGGGAGTTACTAACCTGCGAGTCATCACTAGAGAAATTGACCTTAATCGTCCAACTCTTGCAAAGCTCAACAATGCCGGAGTTGAACTGGTAAAAGCCAACCTCGACGATGAAACTTCTCTCTTAGCAGCCTTTACAGGCATTTCGGCTGTTTACTGCCACGCCACTTCTGCGGACTCTACTAAAATTGACCCGCTAGAGGTGGAGAGAGCCAGGCGAGTTGCAAAAGCTGCCAAACAAGCTGAAATTAAGCACTTTGTCTACAATTCCGCAGGTGGGGCGGATAGAAATTCCGGAATCCCTCGCATTGAGCAAAAGTATCAAGTAGAGAAAATTCTCAAAGAAGCGGGCTTACCGACTACTATGTTGCGAGCCTGCTTGTTTATGGAGGAGTTTTGGAAGAAGTACACGCGACCTTCTATTCTCAAAGGTAGTTTCCCATTTTCCATTCAGCCAGACAAACCCCTTCATCTAATTACAACTAAGGATATGGGCCGCGTTGCTGCCTATGTAATCAAACATCCTACCAAGTATATTGGTCAAGAAATTGAGCTAGCTGGTGATGTGTTGACTCCAAAGCAAATGGCAGAGGCATTCTCTCAAGCGCAGGGGATAAAAGTTGTCCATAAAGAGACACCTGCTTGGATTTTCTTACTCCTGCTGCAAAAAGAACTGTTCGATTTGATTCAGTGGTATCGCAAAAAAGGTTATCAAGCCGATGTCCAGCGTTTACGAGAAGAAGAGTTTCCTGGACTTCTGACCACATTTAGGGAATTTTTGGCAGAAACTCACTGGTCAAATGCGGAACTCACCTATGAGAGTCTGCGATCGCATTAGACATAGGAGTGAAAATGAATGTAGAGACGTAGCACTGCTACGTCTCTACAAGGATTTTGGATAACGCATATTTAATTTCTGGAGATGTCTATTAGTACACTGTGGCAAAAGTTAACAGGTAACTTGCAGTACCAAGACCCGATTATCTGCCCTGCTATGTACAAATTTTCTTAACGATTGCACCTCCCCAGAGCGATCGCACAAGTTTATCTGCCAACTCAGAACCAAACATCTGTGCGACAAATTTATTGCCTGGATCGCGTTCAGCACTGGTACGCCTTACCAACAAATCACGGGCTGCCAAAGCGTTGCGTGCATCTTCTGGTAAGGGTTCAGCTGTATCTACCCAAGTCAGCCAGCGATCGAGGGTTTCGTGTGCAAGTGTGCGAGTTAATTCGAGGGTTCCCAAGGTGGGTGCGCCTGAGTAGCACAATTTAACAGGCGATTGAAATAATCGAAGATACAGACTTTTGCTGGTAAATACCTTGAGGCGCGAATCTTCCTGTAACTTTAAGAATGTTTGATTAACTGGCTCATAGTAGCGATCGAGATATGCCAAATCGGTTAAAAGCTCAGTTCGGGCAATGTAATCTATATAAAATAATATATTTCCATTTGGAAGTGTGCCAAACTCAAAAGCCAAATGAGGAACCTGGATATGCGACTTCAACCAAGTGGTGAGACGCATAGTGCTAAAGTTTGATTTTTCCGGGTTTCCCAACCACGAATGCACTAGCCAGTCAATTTCTTCCCCAGAAAAAGCAGTCAGTGAACCCTTCATATTGCCATCGAGACTGCTGTATTGCTGTAAATCTTCTACAGAAGGGTCTGGATGTAACTGGAAACGAGCCTCTAGTTTTTGGTGGAGTTCTTTTGTAATTCCCCACAACTTTTCAAATACAGCCTTATTGTCTAGATCGCTTGGTTGCTGAGTCATAGTTTGAGTTTGCGGTTTTTCTATAAACTTTATATTTAGTTTGACACTTTTTGGCATCTAGCTAGTTGCCCATACCAAGTAACATATTTTATCGAATTCAGGACTGTGATAAAAAGCCCATCAACTAAAGCATGATAAAGCTATTGCAGCAATCTGTATCAACCGATGATTCTTTATTTAGCTCTTAATTTAGATGAATATTTTCAAATAGCATATATATAAATTCGGTTTGATATTCTGAAAATATACGTAGGGTGTATTAACGATAGTGTAGAACACCCAAACCTCGATAATGATGCGTTACAAACTCCCTTCAAACACACTCTAAAATACCTAATCATGTTCAAAAATCCAATAGTAATTATAATAATTAAATATTTTTTTAAAAGCCAAGTTATTAGGATTTAGTTTACATAATTAGCTAGAAAATGATTTTGAAATTTGCTTAATACATTATTCTAATAGTTTATTAATGTTGCTTGAAAAAGTTTTTCACACTATTTATTCAGTATTAATACTGAAAAAAAGGCTTATGGGAAGTGTTAATTTTAGTTAATACACAATTATAATCTCTCTAAAAAAACAATATAAAAATGCGCCTGCCTTACAAACTGAGATTTGTTTCTTCTCAACTAGTAACTGTAACAGTACTGCTGACATTACTCTTGTTTATTCCTCAAATTTGGCTTAACTGGCAAGTATACTATAACTTCAATAGTATTATTAAACATGAATTTAAACTACAAACGCTGAGTGATGAAATTACTTATCTTGATGAAGTATTAACGATGTCAGCTCGGATGAATGCTGCTA contains:
- a CDS encoding SUMF1/EgtB/PvdO family nonheme iron enzyme — encoded protein: MAKVALLVGVSEYEPGLNPLPSAVRDVEAVCEVLLHPEMGGFAASDITLLKNPERQVVEIAIETLFSGRHKDDLLLLYFSGHGIKDDRGRLYLATRNTSKTPQGELIRSTSVSANFIHDRMSESRSRRQVVILDSCFSGAFAEGMSAKDDGMIDIREQLGGEGRAVLTSSTSTQYSFEQEGQDLSIYTRFLVEGIKSGEADRDRDEFISIDELHEYASQKVRELQPAMKPEIYAIREGFKIRLSKVAPGDPRHRYRKEVARFIHRGEISLVGRRTLDYQRTRLGLETTEAKAIEDEVLEPYRNEFRDKLQQYQQTFTELLERDETITDSDRHDLQILQQTLGLRNEDTMPIEAQVTARFKTHQQNLEIYQQEFTTALRQEFPLSAASRDRLRQTQQQLELANSDVAAIESQITAEVEAYHQKLQDYQRLFFTATQQEYPLSKAIWNDLRQQQQRLGLTDVDVAPIQAQITTQIESYHQKLQQYEQAFVKATQRQHYPDEVTRKQLQQTWQTLGLSDGDVGAIERRINAEIETHQANLRQYEQEFTEAIQQEYPLSAFKRSQLMQRYQALNLTAKNLTAIENPIIAAIEEHRQKLQQYKEVFRESMQFEYPLSDATREELQRFQRILELNDAETSELEAIIIQSSSQAEDRKQQERIRQEQEAEKQQQEEVVRLKQQEAEKQRQREKAEYRQKLQQYEQELIKIIKAGNSLDSDDVRQRLKQLQRTLGLKQKKITAIETRVVASHQPTLWPQERITRQKFLKWAGLGGVGLVTAVVGREILKRQSPSLISVADKRASEAFGLPLRTVEFETVTVDEKGQVIKRDANKQAKFFKEDLGNGITLDMVEIPGGSFNMGSPPGENGRTKYEEPRHAVNVPAFFIGKFEVTQEQYQQIMGSNPSSFKGAKRPVEKVSWNDAVDFCKKLSQKTGREYRLPSEVEWEYACRAGTTTPFHFGETITTELANYNGNFAYASALKGRNRQETAEVGSFPANAFGLYDMHGNVREWCQDTWDDSYKGAPSDGSAWIDNASQYQVLRGGSWFTYPEDCRSASRSSSFRAGRDSIGYTIGFRVVCAVGRTL
- a CDS encoding aldehyde dehydrogenase family protein, producing MTKPIEVRNPRNGKFDYVIIPPPPRLLAQQCKRSRRAQVSWQKLGLEGRIEALQQWKAAIVSERDRLTEALVNDTGRLSTSVLEIDSFLSSIDRWCRLAPELLQDSAKNTAIPFIALQQTSVPYPLVGIISPWNFPLLLSTIDTIPALLAGCAVIVKPSEIAPRFVAPLTTALNAVPKLRDVLAFIEGAGATGSILIDNVDLVCFTGSVATGRKVAEAAAKRFIPAFLELGGKDPAIVLESANLELATSAILWGSVVNTGQSCLSIERIYVAESIFEKFYHQLVAKAHRLGLAYPTVESGEIGPIIAERQAAIISDHLLDAVEKGAVIHCGGVIEDLGGGWWCRPTVLTQVNHSMKVMTEETFGPIMPIMPFSTVEEAVSLANDSIYGLSAAVFASEAEALEIAQQIDAGAISINDAALTAIMHEGEKNAFKFSGMGGSRMGAAALKRFMRKKAILIKTNATNDPWWFDNES
- the purN gene encoding phosphoribosylglycinamide formyltransferase; translation: MTLRPDSTLSLISPSISDVRQQVAPLKLGIMASGNGSNFDVVAQAIQDGQLNAQIQVLIYNNPSAKAAVRAANRGVEAVLLNHRNYKIREELDEKIVQTLRHYDVEWVILAGWMRLLTSVFIDAFPDKIINIHPSLLPSFKGIHAVEQALASGVKITGCTAHIACLEMDSGPILMQAAVPVLPDDTAETLHARIQIQEHRILPLAIALAASSSKSFF
- a CDS encoding nitrilase-related carbon-nitrogen hydrolase — its product is MTTTNPESFRALALQVTCHAVNQASDRHEARSLMQNTINRLAQQIAASIAFIGFDCRLIVLPEYFLTGFPMGDNLGGWAEKACIEMAGAEYEALGKIAQKHKIFLAGNAYEVDPNFPGLYFQTCFILDPSGSIVLRYRRLNSLFAPTPHDVWDKYLDCYGLEGVFPVAKTAIGNLAALASEEILYPEVARCLAMRGAEIFVHSTSEVYNKNLTPKDAAKITRAVENMAYVVSANTAGIANIAIPIASADGGSKIIDHRGIVLAETGAGESMAAFAEIDLAVLRRDRRRPGLHNLLARQRFELYAESYHQSHFYPANTMLEGEIDRKHFLQTQQATIDRLAQLGII
- a CDS encoding NmrA family NAD(P)-binding protein, producing the protein MAWNYCLLLLSLDKLNLNQELRVEERMSNFRDRTESNTDKVLLIGVTGGTGGNVVKGFLEQGVTNLRVITREIDLNRPTLAKLNNAGVELVKANLDDETSLLAAFTGISAVYCHATSADSTKIDPLEVERARRVAKAAKQAEIKHFVYNSAGGADRNSGIPRIEQKYQVEKILKEAGLPTTMLRACLFMEEFWKKYTRPSILKGSFPFSIQPDKPLHLITTKDMGRVAAYVIKHPTKYIGQEIELAGDVLTPKQMAEAFSQAQGIKVVHKETPAWIFLLLLQKELFDLIQWYRKKGYQADVQRLREEEFPGLLTTFREFLAETHWSNAELTYESLRSH
- a CDS encoding red chlorophyll catabolite reductase; translation: MLEQQINVDNTALFEQLWGWTNELREKIDARFELHSDPSTENLQKYSALIGEAHGSLNTFSGPEIDWLVHSWLREPKSGFCNMHLTVWLNSQIRVPHLAIVFATVPELFFFIDYVPRTDLFTDLDYLDRYYEPVNQTYLVFLKDSRFQQYISKTLYIRQVQSHTSLCYTSPVTEETLDRVHTVAHEMIDRWLGWVDEAEPVAESERAALSERDLFVRRTVAERDPDNQIAVRLFGAEMTDKLVRSLWGGDR
- a CDS encoding red chlorophyll catabolite reductase, whose protein sequence is MTQQPSDLDNKAVFEKLWGITKELHQKLEARFQLHPDPSVEDLQQYSSLDGNMKGSLTAFSGEEIDWLVHSWLGNPEKSNFSTMRLTTWLKSHIQVPHLAFEFGTLPNGNILFYIDYIARTELLTDLAYLDRYYEPVNQTFLKLQEDSRLKVFTSKSLYLRLFQSPVKLCYSGAPTLGTLELTRTLAHETLDRWLTWVDTAEPLPEDARNALAARDLLVRRTSAERDPGNKFVAQMFGSELADKLVRSLWGGAIVKKICT